In Xenopus laevis strain J_2021 chromosome 2S, Xenopus_laevis_v10.1, whole genome shotgun sequence, a genomic segment contains:
- the mrm3.S gene encoding rRNA methyltransferase 3, mitochondrial isoform X2, with the protein MGIFAKPDHEKMSYPATQTKHTLPLSLICDNIRDPGNLGTILRCAAGAGCNKILLTKGCVDAWEPKVLRAGMGAHFRLPVITSLDWDIVPNYLSAGTKVFLADNFRPDTQQKTDVSEKASDYGWVSTDPRKIFIAEEGYESSSDEEDNREKLYIPGLEMQSYYERWAQGPCAIVIGGETHGLSIESLLLADKSNGKRLYISVVPGIDSLNSAMAASILLFEGKRQIENTMKKKS; encoded by the exons GAATTTTTGCAAAGCCAGATCATGAAAAGATGAGTTATCCAGCTACCCAGACGAAGCATACGTTACCTCTGTCTCTTATATGTGACAACATCCGTGATCCTGGTAACTTGGGTACCATTCTGAGATGTGCTGCAGGGGCTGGCTGCAATAAAATATTACTCACAAAAG gTTGTGTTGATGCATGGGAGCCAAAGGTATTGAGAGCTGGAATGGGAGCTCACTTCCGACTGCCAGTAATCACAAGCCTGGACTGGGATATTGTGCCCAATTACCTGTCTGCAGGTACAAAAGTGTTCCTGGCTGATAACTTCAGGCCTgatacacagcagaaaacagaCGTTTCTGAGAAAGCAAGTGACTATGGTTGGGTATCAACCGATCCTAGGAAGATATTTATCGCTGAAGAAGGCTATGAAAGCTCTAGTGATGAAGAGGACAACAGAGAAAAACTTTATATCCCTGGTCTAGAAATGCAGAGTTATTATGAACGTTGGGCTCAGGGCCCTTGTGCAATTGTAATTGGAGGAGAGACTCATGGTTTGAGTATAGAATCCTTGTTACTAGCTGACAAATCTAATGGCAAAAGACTCTACATTTCAGTTGTACCTGGTATAGACAGCCTAAACTCTGCTATGGCTGCCAGTATCCTACTGTTTGAAGGGAAAAGGCAAATTGAGAATACAATGAAGAAAAAGTCCTAG